In Stieleria varia, one genomic interval encodes:
- a CDS encoding DUF6985 domain-containing protein, producing the protein MNMETTMASLGQRCRYAFGFRMSTFADSFQQESHGYWRSITERPVLQESRARFDLSVYGCWEEDEEDGESTFELFVQSLGNGAVSMHHEAAWDHLIANRERIEQVLRAELMRHHKLGWSGFQRDRDDDVEGWEDVQDLVDWESESAIDKLYTLTSITLGPEVRDDCAIARFHFHSSWDTEHGLDISLWRSDIAE; encoded by the coding sequence ATGAACATGGAAACCACAATGGCGTCGCTCGGTCAACGCTGCCGTTATGCCTTCGGATTCCGTATGAGCACATTCGCAGACAGCTTTCAGCAGGAGTCCCACGGGTACTGGCGCTCCATCACAGAACGGCCAGTTCTGCAAGAATCGCGTGCACGGTTCGACCTGTCAGTTTACGGCTGCTGGGAAGAAGATGAGGAAGACGGCGAATCTACCTTTGAACTCTTCGTGCAATCGCTTGGAAATGGAGCCGTGTCCATGCATCATGAAGCTGCATGGGATCATCTAATTGCCAATCGTGAAAGAATTGAGCAGGTGTTGCGTGCTGAACTAATGAGGCATCACAAGCTAGGATGGAGTGGATTCCAACGAGACAGAGACGACGATGTCGAAGGTTGGGAAGATGTCCAAGATCTTGTCGACTGGGAATCAGAATCCGCAATTGACAAACTATACACACTCACATCAATTACGCTGGGTCCGGAAGTGCGTGATGACTGCGCGATCGCAAGATTTCATTTTCACTCCAGTTGGGACACCGAACACGGCTTGGACATTTCGCTGTGGCGCAGCGACATTGCAGAATGA
- a CDS encoding integron integrase, with translation MTRSESRRESGYGGGHESVVASGKPDWPAIWYAKLRRHHQIAQRERWQFDGEHVVAYLIRIKADGMPIWKRLKVAEALLEFRRRKRWEECPRLDEVCETLRNMKRAQHQRELGKEAFGSNLRTSESDLEERGHIDPREPIVLQEFRSVIRANQLAYSTEEAYVAQVRKFLRAVKRLDAFERVGAEDGYGLSDLTARDVESHLTNLAVKENLAENSQDQAFYAILYLFTHVLKRELKEVNAIRSTKPKRVPVVMSRPEVRSVLSHLSGVYFLMAQLMYGTGMRLGECLRLRVKDIDFDNRMIYVRRSKGKKDRRVPLPETVVESLQKKLQWRRKLHDQDLAEGVASVFLPKALDRKYPNAHREFRWQFIFASHRLSRNPRDRRMHRHHLHKKTFPDHLKRAVEKAGIEKQITSHVFRHSFATHLLASGTDIRTIQELLGHADVKTTMIYLHCLSDPSETVKSPLDRLNEGIVDRNNASEHVRAQAKELELHASDGGVAKPRNGGESVQESSRMQTHIPDQPVIDRGCVESTPPLPTSEGGSSRVGLMRDASRRIGTWVAVHLRGFGKRQDRGVASG, from the coding sequence ATGACAAGATCTGAGAGCAGGCGTGAGAGTGGGTACGGTGGGGGTCATGAGAGCGTTGTCGCTTCGGGAAAGCCGGATTGGCCAGCGATCTGGTATGCGAAGTTGCGACGGCATCACCAAATTGCCCAGCGTGAACGATGGCAGTTCGATGGCGAGCATGTTGTTGCCTATTTGATTCGCATCAAAGCCGACGGCATGCCCATTTGGAAACGCTTGAAAGTGGCAGAAGCGCTACTGGAGTTTCGCCGACGCAAACGATGGGAAGAGTGCCCGCGTTTGGATGAGGTGTGTGAGACGCTGCGCAATATGAAACGAGCCCAGCACCAACGTGAGCTTGGAAAGGAAGCGTTTGGGAGCAATCTCAGGACATCCGAATCGGACCTTGAGGAGCGTGGACACATTGACCCCAGAGAACCGATCGTGTTGCAAGAGTTTCGAAGTGTGATCCGAGCGAATCAACTTGCGTACAGCACTGAGGAAGCCTATGTCGCTCAGGTCAGAAAATTTCTCAGAGCAGTCAAACGCTTGGATGCGTTTGAACGCGTGGGGGCGGAAGATGGTTATGGGCTGAGTGACTTGACCGCCCGAGATGTGGAGTCCCATCTGACGAATTTAGCAGTGAAAGAGAACCTTGCTGAGAACTCTCAGGATCAGGCGTTCTATGCGATCCTTTATCTTTTCACTCACGTCTTGAAGAGAGAACTGAAAGAAGTCAACGCGATCCGGTCGACCAAGCCGAAGCGAGTTCCCGTGGTGATGAGTCGACCAGAGGTCCGGTCCGTGCTGTCGCACTTGAGCGGCGTCTACTTTTTGATGGCTCAGTTGATGTATGGAACGGGGATGCGTCTGGGGGAGTGTTTGCGTTTACGCGTGAAAGACATCGACTTTGACAACCGCATGATTTATGTGCGTCGTTCTAAGGGCAAGAAGGACCGTCGTGTTCCTTTGCCCGAGACGGTGGTTGAATCATTGCAAAAGAAGCTTCAGTGGCGCAGGAAGCTTCACGACCAAGATTTAGCCGAAGGCGTTGCTTCCGTGTTTCTGCCGAAAGCGTTGGATCGAAAATACCCCAATGCCCACCGGGAGTTTCGTTGGCAGTTCATTTTCGCGTCTCATCGTTTGTCACGAAATCCGCGAGACAGGCGGATGCATCGTCATCATTTGCACAAGAAAACGTTTCCTGATCATTTGAAGCGAGCGGTGGAGAAAGCAGGAATTGAGAAGCAGATCACGTCTCATGTTTTTCGCCACAGTTTTGCAACTCACTTACTGGCCAGCGGTACGGACATCCGGACAATCCAAGAGTTGTTGGGGCATGCGGATGTAAAGACGACCATGATTTACTTGCACTGTTTGAGCGATCCGTCGGAGACGGTTAAGAGTCCGCTGGATCGGTTGAACGAGGGCATTGTTGATCGAAACAATGCGTCGGAGCATGTCCGAGCACAGGCGAAGGAACTGGAGCTTCATGCCTCTGACGGTGGCGTGGCGAAGCCTAGGAACGGTGGCGAATCGGTGCAAGAAAGTTCGAGAATGCAAACGCATATTCCGGATCAACCGGTCATTGACCGTGGATGCGTTGAAAGCACCCCGCCATTACCTACTTCTGAAGGAGGTTCGTCGCGTGTCGGTTTGATGAGGGATGCGAGTCGACGGATTGGGACGTGGGTCGCGGTACACCTACGTGGATTTGGCAAAAGGCAGGATCGCGGGGTGGCGAGTGGGTAG
- a CDS encoding caspase family protein, which translates to MKSRVAMTIGCALTFVSLVSAQQRPALQGSDGSTQLVLDAGGFSGEVNGLRFSPDGREIIVGGEKLVRCWDIASGDLRWTLRGQRGTASLGNVGDLCVTNDTLTVGIQGLGETFRDYDYQTLPPTFLRTQGMKNVAINRVVRSADGRHIAFHGVDLKGDQPKRSIFSFDTQANRMTIRLDCEFITYLGFPTSDSHLYGFTDRGAFAFDAVTGQTVENGGHLPAIQAANRLIVDSLPYEAKPAFFEPMIEQQMIVVSAIGESNGAPKYIVATCNMSDGKPVGVYEKHRYLPSRPAVSPDGKLIAAGDTLGEIHVWEAATGNPVRVFKSGTRPIWDVGFDETGTKIGFGIRPNQGKEWRTNHWSELDQVFDLVKRRIVPASGETFRQELINDGQRWIKSTKDKTIETLNFQLEMQDQTSSPIAKGKVYDSYIWTYSLLRSLGQAQPGSFAFADRNIVFLGFPTQGVLVNHAMMMGHEESVTAMSESSDGRFLATSGMDGTIRIWNLERFGQSGTVDLDISFENGLIHQVAAGGASEKAGVKPGDYLLKIGDVDVSEIGQLSADNRFPYMPGDKVTLTLRRGEENYQADVELIRDPMLRARLLLSLFISRDNEWVLWTPEGYYDASPRGDSLIGWHVNRGWDQAADYYPARLFQENFYRPDVIDQVLVLGNTSEAIAAANAQQARPPKPMDLRDKQQMNEVQPPSIQIVSPQTGSLVQDETVIVEVQCASTGMPIREVRVLVNGIAVGKPILPSAESLQAPLKQTVTLTPGRNVLTAVALTPAARSVSNEVIVELEQNVPEPTILKSKLFVLSVGVSQFQHEEYNLNFADNDATEFAKLFAERQSGLYRDVQSKLLVNQDATRQGILDAMDWLVENCQPTDVAVMFVSSHGVRDARDNYYFAPHDLDVERMRSTGLRWSEVQALIEDLPCKFLLFADTCHSGGVSGGQGSIRDPLRSLAQEEVGAVVFCSSLPREESLERPDWGHGAFTKAILDAAADRDSDLDKPGDGLLTLSEIQFNLSRRVKKLTNDAQHPVILQPPTVSDFNVLSISTP; encoded by the coding sequence GTGAAAAGCCGTGTAGCGATGACGATTGGATGCGCACTGACATTTGTTTCTTTGGTGTCAGCTCAACAACGCCCCGCCCTGCAAGGCTCAGACGGTTCGACCCAGTTGGTGCTTGATGCCGGCGGCTTTTCCGGCGAAGTCAACGGGCTCCGGTTTTCGCCGGACGGTCGCGAAATCATCGTCGGCGGAGAAAAATTGGTCCGCTGTTGGGACATCGCATCGGGTGACCTGAGGTGGACGTTGCGCGGTCAGCGGGGGACGGCTTCACTGGGCAACGTCGGCGATCTGTGTGTAACAAACGACACGCTGACTGTCGGCATCCAGGGACTGGGCGAAACCTTTCGCGACTACGACTATCAAACACTGCCTCCAACGTTCCTGCGAACTCAGGGAATGAAGAACGTCGCCATCAATCGTGTGGTTCGATCCGCCGATGGACGACACATCGCTTTTCACGGCGTGGACTTGAAAGGCGACCAGCCCAAACGAAGTATCTTTTCATTCGATACCCAAGCCAACCGCATGACGATTCGGCTTGATTGCGAATTCATCACCTACCTCGGTTTTCCCACGAGCGATTCGCATCTCTACGGCTTTACCGATCGAGGTGCCTTTGCCTTTGATGCCGTCACTGGTCAAACCGTTGAAAATGGTGGCCATCTGCCGGCGATTCAAGCGGCCAATCGACTGATTGTCGATTCGTTGCCCTACGAAGCCAAACCCGCTTTCTTTGAGCCGATGATAGAGCAGCAAATGATCGTCGTCTCCGCGATCGGAGAATCCAACGGTGCACCCAAATACATCGTTGCGACATGCAACATGAGCGATGGCAAGCCGGTCGGTGTCTACGAAAAACACAGGTACCTGCCGTCACGGCCGGCTGTCAGTCCCGACGGCAAGCTGATCGCGGCTGGTGACACGCTGGGCGAAATTCATGTGTGGGAAGCAGCAACGGGGAACCCGGTCCGCGTATTCAAAAGCGGCACGCGACCGATCTGGGATGTCGGGTTCGATGAAACCGGAACCAAGATCGGCTTCGGCATTCGGCCCAATCAAGGCAAAGAGTGGAGGACGAACCATTGGTCCGAGCTGGACCAAGTCTTCGATCTTGTCAAACGGCGGATCGTCCCCGCATCAGGAGAGACTTTTCGCCAAGAACTCATCAATGATGGTCAGCGCTGGATCAAGTCCACCAAAGACAAGACGATTGAGACGCTGAATTTCCAACTGGAGATGCAGGACCAAACAAGCAGCCCGATCGCCAAGGGCAAAGTCTACGACAGCTACATCTGGACGTATTCCCTGTTGCGGTCACTTGGCCAAGCTCAGCCGGGGTCCTTTGCATTTGCGGATCGCAATATCGTCTTTCTCGGTTTTCCGACTCAGGGGGTTCTGGTCAACCATGCGATGATGATGGGGCACGAGGAAAGCGTGACCGCGATGAGCGAATCTAGCGATGGACGCTTCTTGGCGACCTCCGGGATGGATGGCACCATTCGGATTTGGAACCTGGAACGGTTTGGGCAATCCGGAACGGTGGACTTGGATATCTCGTTTGAAAACGGATTGATTCACCAAGTCGCTGCCGGCGGAGCTTCTGAAAAAGCAGGTGTGAAACCGGGAGATTATCTGCTCAAGATTGGTGACGTCGATGTCTCGGAAATCGGCCAGTTGTCTGCCGACAATCGTTTTCCATACATGCCGGGCGACAAAGTCACTCTTACCTTGCGACGCGGAGAGGAGAACTACCAAGCCGATGTCGAACTGATCCGCGATCCCATGCTCCGCGCCCGCTTGCTGTTGAGCCTGTTTATTTCACGTGACAACGAATGGGTATTGTGGACGCCCGAGGGCTACTACGACGCCTCGCCACGCGGCGACTCCTTGATCGGCTGGCACGTCAATCGAGGATGGGATCAGGCAGCGGACTATTATCCCGCACGCCTGTTTCAAGAAAACTTCTATCGACCTGATGTCATTGACCAAGTCCTGGTTCTTGGCAATACCAGCGAAGCCATCGCGGCGGCCAATGCCCAACAAGCCCGGCCGCCCAAACCGATGGACCTCCGGGACAAACAGCAAATGAACGAAGTTCAGCCACCCAGTATCCAGATCGTTTCTCCTCAAACAGGTTCGCTCGTCCAAGATGAAACGGTCATTGTTGAAGTCCAATGCGCATCCACCGGCATGCCGATACGTGAAGTCCGCGTGCTGGTCAATGGCATCGCCGTGGGCAAACCGATTCTTCCATCAGCAGAATCACTACAGGCTCCCTTGAAACAAACCGTCACGTTGACTCCTGGCAGGAACGTTTTGACCGCCGTCGCGCTGACGCCAGCCGCTCGCAGCGTTTCCAACGAAGTCATCGTGGAGCTTGAGCAGAATGTACCTGAGCCGACGATTCTCAAATCCAAACTCTTTGTGCTTTCGGTGGGCGTCTCGCAATTCCAGCATGAAGAATACAACTTGAACTTTGCCGATAACGACGCAACCGAGTTTGCCAAGCTCTTCGCGGAGCGACAGTCTGGTCTGTATCGTGACGTCCAGTCCAAGTTGCTGGTCAACCAAGACGCCACTCGCCAAGGCATTTTGGACGCGATGGATTGGCTGGTCGAGAATTGCCAACCCACTGACGTCGCTGTCATGTTCGTTTCCTCCCACGGCGTGCGTGATGCTCGCGACAACTACTATTTCGCGCCTCACGACTTGGACGTTGAGCGGATGCGAAGCACCGGGTTGCGTTGGAGTGAAGTCCAAGCGTTGATCGAAGACCTGCCATGCAAGTTCCTACTGTTCGCGGATACCTGTCACAGCGGCGGAGTCAGCGGCGGGCAAGGCTCGATTCGTGATCCACTGCGAAGCCTGGCGCAAGAAGAAGTCGGTGCGGTGGTGTTTTGCTCTTCGCTCCCTCGAGAGGAAAGTCTGGAACGTCCCGACTGGGGGCACGGCGCATTCACCAAAGCCATCTTGGATGCCGCTGCCGACCGGGATTCCGATTTGGACAAACCGGGCGACGGACTGCTGACCCTGTCGGAGATTCAATTCAATCTCAGCCGCAGGGTCAAGAAATTGACCAACGACGCCCAGCATCCCGTCATCCTGCAACCACCCACCGTCAGCGACTTCAACGTCCTGTCGATCAGCACCCCCTAG
- a CDS encoding acyl-CoA thioesterase has product MATSKPIADSSSPLSPFHTQIRVAYHETDGQRRVHHANYLNYFERGRVEMLRAAGILYKAVEDAGRILVVTEMNVRYHAAAEFDDHLDLITEVIEVRKVRIRHRYRILRGDELIVEAESTIACLDSQGRPSRLPPEFLG; this is encoded by the coding sequence ATGGCCACGTCTAAGCCGATTGCCGACTCCTCGTCTCCGTTGTCCCCTTTTCACACGCAGATTCGGGTCGCCTATCACGAAACCGATGGGCAACGTCGAGTCCACCACGCCAACTATCTCAACTATTTCGAACGCGGACGAGTGGAAATGCTCCGAGCGGCCGGAATCCTCTACAAAGCCGTCGAAGACGCTGGCCGGATTCTGGTGGTCACCGAAATGAATGTCCGTTACCACGCCGCAGCCGAGTTTGACGACCATCTGGACTTGATCACGGAAGTCATCGAGGTGCGGAAGGTGCGAATCCGCCATCGTTACCGAATCCTGCGTGGCGATGAACTGATCGTGGAAGCCGAGTCGACGATCGCTTGTCTGGACAGCCAAGGACGCCCATCGCGTCTGCCGCCAGAGTTCCTTGGCTAA
- a CDS encoding acetolactate synthase: protein MGNGSDSGGGGAGTRFETLRGKDFPALRQFTIFLENRVGQLLEVVRRFEGTGIRICALSINDAAECAFVRFLVSDADRGREILERSGLALIETDLIGVQLPDGPQPFLRVCTALLQAELNIIQTYPLIVRPLGRPAVAIMVENIDTAMETLREKGFTMITEGDLDDNPTIDQ, encoded by the coding sequence ATGGGGAATGGGTCAGATAGTGGTGGAGGCGGAGCAGGAACCCGATTTGAAACGCTCCGCGGCAAAGATTTCCCCGCGCTCCGACAGTTTACGATTTTTCTAGAGAATCGGGTCGGTCAGCTGCTGGAGGTCGTGCGACGGTTCGAGGGCACGGGAATTCGCATCTGCGCCCTGTCGATCAACGACGCGGCGGAATGCGCCTTTGTGCGTTTCCTGGTCAGTGACGCGGACCGTGGTCGTGAGATTCTGGAACGCAGTGGATTGGCATTGATCGAAACCGATTTGATCGGAGTTCAATTGCCCGATGGGCCACAACCGTTCTTGCGCGTCTGCACCGCCCTGCTGCAAGCCGAGCTGAACATCATTCAGACTTATCCACTCATTGTCCGTCCCTTGGGACGTCCTGCGGTCGCCATCATGGTCGAGAATATCGACACCGCCATGGAGACACTTCGCGAAAAAGGATTCACGATGATCACCGAGGGCGATTTGGACGATAATCCGACGATCGATCAGTAA
- the csrA gene encoding carbon storage regulator CsrA has translation MLVLSRHRDESIMIGDDVVVTIVDIRGDKVRLGIEAPQSIPVHRQEVYEAIQRENRRATQTGANATKDVRPPGDK, from the coding sequence ATGCTGGTCCTATCCCGACACCGCGACGAAAGCATCATGATCGGCGACGACGTCGTCGTGACGATCGTAGATATCCGTGGTGATAAAGTCCGATTAGGCATCGAAGCTCCGCAGTCGATCCCGGTCCATCGCCAAGAAGTCTACGAGGCGATCCAACGTGAAAACCGTCGCGCAACGCAGACGGGTGCCAATGCGACCAAAGACGTACGACCGCCTGGCGATAAATAG
- the fliW gene encoding flagellar assembly protein FliW: MRIDTQRFGTIHLEQDQLFLFPSGLVGMEMLRQWALLPDPSNPSVAWLQSAARGDRALAVVSPRAFYADYRVEVSRRDLACLHLSAEAELYVLSTLSGHSGRMTTNLRAPILLNLSRRLGCQIVTAESYPIQYALPTRRNDTAASDTRPTGVATKIAARRAA, from the coding sequence ATGCGGATAGATACTCAACGATTTGGCACCATTCACTTGGAACAAGACCAGCTTTTCTTGTTCCCCAGTGGCCTGGTAGGGATGGAAATGTTGCGTCAATGGGCGCTGCTGCCGGACCCCAGTAATCCATCGGTCGCATGGCTGCAATCGGCGGCTCGGGGGGACCGGGCATTGGCAGTGGTCAGCCCGCGAGCCTTTTACGCGGACTATCGCGTGGAAGTTTCACGGCGTGATCTGGCCTGTTTGCACCTTAGCGCAGAAGCCGAATTGTACGTGCTGTCCACGCTGTCGGGGCACTCCGGACGCATGACCACGAATCTCAGGGCCCCGATCCTGCTGAACTTGAGTCGCCGACTGGGCTGCCAAATTGTTACGGCAGAATCCTACCCGATCCAGTATGCACTGCCCACGCGTCGTAACGACACCGCAGCGTCTGATACACGACCAACTGGCGTTGCGACCAAAATCGCCGCCCGACGAGCCGCCTAG
- a CDS encoding TerB family tellurite resistance protein gives MIFIGTTNLTRTRDRGQFYCPNCRCDQPYCLRSRRPFLTVYFIPTVPIGDAQRYIQCDECGQRWDQSVMHFRTPGQPTIDRESFEYQAFHAAILVVLIDETIDEVEIAVLHDIAIRLSGEPVDRETLGRWCSIAQENRISAVNYAWTLSRRWDTQQRAEALGVMFLAATAHGEMNTLQSDTLARMRDIFDFSDDQYRRAIESAFQ, from the coding sequence ATGATCTTCATCGGCACCACCAATCTGACTCGGACGCGAGATCGTGGTCAGTTCTATTGCCCGAACTGCCGGTGTGACCAGCCATATTGCTTGCGCTCTCGCCGGCCATTCCTGACGGTTTACTTCATCCCGACCGTGCCCATCGGCGACGCGCAACGCTACATTCAGTGCGACGAATGCGGCCAACGCTGGGATCAGTCGGTGATGCACTTTCGCACACCTGGGCAACCCACCATCGACCGGGAGAGTTTTGAATATCAAGCCTTTCACGCTGCGATTCTGGTGGTGCTGATTGACGAGACGATCGACGAAGTAGAAATCGCGGTGCTACACGACATTGCGATTCGGCTGTCGGGCGAACCGGTGGACCGTGAAACGTTGGGACGTTGGTGTTCGATCGCTCAAGAAAACCGGATCAGCGCTGTCAACTATGCCTGGACCTTGTCTCGCCGATGGGACACCCAGCAGCGTGCGGAAGCCTTGGGGGTGATGTTTCTGGCCGCCACCGCCCACGGCGAAATGAACACGCTGCAGTCTGACACGCTGGCTCGCATGCGTGATATCTTTGATTTCAGTGACGACCAATATCGACGTGCGATCGAGTCAGCATTCCAATGA
- a CDS encoding methyltransferase: protein MKFPMFHRLPITMLVLVSMACVSACGRKVREDLDYDYDVIQTWELPELQYGEIVQFESVFWEPDDTGSLRKLICEDQIVSGRTVLEIGTGSGLLAILCAQNNADKVVATDINPAAVANARYNAAMLQVDPLIDFRKVDKASPGGFSVIKPGERFDLILSNPPWEDGSVARPADHAFYDPGFALMDSILDGLPKHLNPGGRCLLAYGHRPAIERLLVEAKKRGYPLKILDDRKLGDLQKDFLPGMLVEVRLPQDQDF from the coding sequence ATGAAATTTCCAATGTTCCATCGCCTGCCAATCACGATGCTCGTGCTGGTCTCTATGGCATGTGTGTCGGCTTGCGGTAGGAAGGTCCGCGAGGATCTGGACTACGACTATGACGTGATCCAAACGTGGGAATTGCCAGAGCTTCAATACGGCGAGATCGTTCAGTTTGAAAGTGTGTTTTGGGAACCTGACGACACGGGTTCGTTGAGAAAGTTGATTTGCGAAGACCAGATCGTCAGCGGACGTACCGTTTTGGAAATCGGTACAGGGTCCGGCTTGTTGGCAATCCTGTGCGCTCAGAACAATGCCGACAAAGTTGTCGCCACCGACATCAACCCGGCGGCTGTCGCCAATGCACGGTACAACGCGGCGATGCTGCAAGTCGATCCGCTGATCGATTTTCGAAAGGTGGACAAAGCATCGCCCGGCGGTTTTTCGGTGATCAAACCTGGCGAACGTTTTGACCTGATCCTCTCCAATCCACCTTGGGAAGACGGCAGCGTGGCTCGTCCGGCCGACCACGCCTTTTATGATCCGGGTTTTGCCTTGATGGATTCGATCTTGGACGGTTTGCCAAAGCATCTCAATCCCGGCGGAAGGTGTCTCCTGGCATACGGCCATCGTCCCGCCATCGAACGCCTGCTGGTCGAAGCGAAAAAGCGAGGCTATCCGCTCAAGATCCTGGACGATCGCAAGCTCGGGGATCTGCAGAAAGATTTCCTGCCGGGAATGTTAGTGGAAGTTCGTTTGCCTCAGGACCAAGATTTCTGA
- a CDS encoding tRNA-(ms[2]io[6]A)-hydroxylase, with translation MLHLQSASTRRWLDQVDSNLDEVLIDHAHCERKAASTAMNLMNSYTEHRELCREMTRIVEEELEHFHMVLEILDKRGIVFRRLASGHYGRELNALTRSQEPDRAVDRLLVASLIEARSCERFRLLAEHIRPREPELADFYAGLFESEARHHTTYVQLAEQFADRETVRQRLDQLSQCESEIIAKGSGLARMHS, from the coding sequence GTGCTACATCTGCAATCCGCATCGACCCGACGTTGGCTGGATCAAGTTGACTCGAACCTGGACGAAGTCCTGATCGATCACGCACACTGCGAACGCAAGGCGGCGTCCACGGCAATGAATTTGATGAATTCCTACACGGAGCATCGCGAACTCTGCCGCGAGATGACTCGGATCGTGGAGGAGGAGTTGGAGCATTTTCATATGGTCCTAGAGATACTGGACAAGCGAGGGATCGTCTTTCGTCGATTGGCGAGCGGTCACTATGGACGCGAGCTCAACGCGTTGACTCGCAGTCAGGAACCAGACAGAGCAGTCGATCGTTTGCTCGTCGCGTCGTTGATCGAAGCCCGCAGTTGTGAGCGATTTCGATTGCTCGCCGAGCACATTCGCCCTCGCGAACCTGAGCTCGCAGATTTCTATGCCGGTCTGTTCGAGAGCGAAGCAAGGCATCACACCACGTATGTCCAGCTTGCAGAACAGTTTGCCGATCGCGAAACGGTGCGACAGAGACTGGACCAACTGTCGCAGTGCGAATCTGAAATCATCGCCAAAGGCAGCGGCTTGGCGCGAATGCACAGCTAG
- a CDS encoding porin: MKRKLLAALIMMCSGAAVSAADANHAYYQPGMGMGEQVAQVSHCDHDAGCGCEVPCDCDPGCGVEPGCGLEPADCGCEAPGCDGGCDGGCGGGCPMSIFGGDCDLGDPFSLFGEAGAWSAGGWVQLGYHTDALPLFNSRPDNVQLHQMWLYAEKSIDTSCGFDVGGRIDYVYGTDGPDTQAFGLSNGHWDSSWTNGNDYGHAIPQLYLEAGYGDLSFKVGHFYTLIGYEVVTAPDNFFYSHAYTMYNSEPFTHTGVLGTYNASDDVTVWGGYTLGWDSGFEDNGDSFLGGLSLSLTDDVSLTYAAIGGRFNKEPGERGYMQSLVLDVAVTDNLQYVFQTDYLDSTDANGATVRNTFDINQYAIYTINDCLAAGARFEWYNESGVYTPINDESDIYALTLGTNIKPHANVLIRPEVRFDWDSDEVAGLEEGSDQTTFGIDTILLF; encoded by the coding sequence ATGAAACGCAAACTATTGGCCGCCCTGATCATGATGTGCAGCGGTGCTGCCGTGTCGGCCGCGGACGCGAACCACGCTTACTATCAACCTGGAATGGGCATGGGCGAGCAGGTCGCTCAAGTCAGCCATTGTGATCATGACGCCGGCTGCGGCTGTGAAGTGCCGTGCGACTGTGATCCCGGATGCGGCGTGGAACCAGGATGTGGATTGGAGCCGGCTGATTGCGGATGCGAGGCCCCCGGTTGCGATGGCGGATGTGACGGAGGTTGCGGCGGCGGTTGTCCGATGTCCATCTTCGGCGGCGACTGCGATCTAGGAGATCCGTTCTCCCTGTTCGGCGAGGCCGGAGCTTGGTCCGCAGGTGGCTGGGTGCAGCTGGGGTATCACACCGACGCATTGCCACTGTTCAACAGCCGACCGGACAACGTTCAACTGCATCAAATGTGGCTGTACGCCGAAAAGTCGATCGACACCTCGTGCGGCTTTGATGTCGGTGGACGGATCGACTACGTCTACGGTACCGACGGACCAGACACCCAGGCGTTCGGCCTTTCCAATGGACATTGGGACAGCAGTTGGACCAACGGCAACGACTATGGTCACGCGATCCCGCAGTTGTATCTGGAAGCCGGATATGGTGACCTGTCGTTCAAAGTCGGTCACTTCTACACCTTGATCGGTTACGAAGTCGTCACGGCCCCGGACAACTTTTTCTACAGCCACGCGTACACGATGTACAACAGCGAGCCTTTCACTCACACCGGCGTGCTGGGGACGTACAACGCGAGCGATGACGTCACCGTGTGGGGCGGTTATACACTTGGTTGGGACAGCGGATTCGAAGACAACGGGGACTCGTTCCTCGGTGGATTGTCATTGTCTCTGACTGACGACGTCAGCTTGACCTATGCGGCGATCGGCGGCCGGTTCAACAAGGAACCCGGCGAGCGAGGCTACATGCAGTCGTTGGTATTGGACGTTGCTGTTACGGACAACCTGCAGTACGTCTTCCAAACCGACTACCTGGATTCGACCGACGCAAATGGAGCGACCGTTCGCAACACCTTTGACATCAACCAGTACGCGATCTACACGATCAACGACTGCTTGGCCGCCGGTGCTCGCTTTGAGTGGTACAACGAATCAGGCGTGTATACTCCCATCAATGATGAGTCGGACATCTACGCTCTGACATTGGGTACGAACATCAAACCGCACGCCAACGTGCTGATTCGCCCCGAAGTCAGATTCGATTGGGACAGCGATGAAGTCGCCGGTCTGGAGGAAGGCTCTGACCAAACGACTTTCGGCATCGATACGATCCTGCTGTTCTAA